Proteins from one Hoplias malabaricus isolate fHopMal1 chromosome 2, fHopMal1.hap1, whole genome shotgun sequence genomic window:
- the LOC136687011 gene encoding protein downstream neighbor of son homolog, translating to MSEHGCYSPSFKKPCDILRMRRKRARSEGVPAGPRNSFEAVRPFSPGPLLKSQARAGGVKRRNPFANLENTYNSPKKRAVSCTEDISECGKSFAVLCEQGNSGEQNTSFGALFNELVSKVSEKQSENQNKKPSFSEEDSLFEDDLFDDEKATPILKSVKDPETCGAPPPEVCRVYPADWSLKTRLLFKSPQSFSWADHLKAQEQALGLNLHCRAEYTTLPQNIQEPRTCTELRCGFQQCLQYWQHPYLPWLSLFPRIGAERKFAGKNTPWAMDAAVQQSLMSEWSVSLTSLYSLLKSKLCPYFYICSYQFTVLFRAAGLSGAKGMTALLSPTTRGLREAMKADGIEFSLPLLEEKRKSKERCSSQLSNNSQQTDENELSSAGTSQHSDKEEEENDDEDDGGLSWLQDMGLQDKIKKPDAISIKMRKEHNEVRLDHRPESVVLVEGLNTFTLINFLINCKSLVAGAGPQAGLPPTLLAPTAFRGATMQMLKARSVNMKTQVRTGYQDMCSLEVTGPIMPHALHALTQLITPAQKGDFSVLLYTHEPSAVLNVPVPKPPETEQQNIGMQDLNRCGLQQSTLQQLTEPATLGKSALRQLHMREYSYSWSSK from the exons ATGTCGGAACATGGCTGCTACTCTCCGAGCTTTAAAAAGCCGTGTGATATTCTTCGCATGAGAAGAAAAAGAGCCCGGAGTGAGGGAGTTCCTGCAGGACCGCGAAACTCTTTCGAGGCGGTTCGGCCATTCTCTCCGGGGCCGCTTCTGAAGAGCCAGGCTAGGGCCGGCGGGGTGAAACGGAGAAACCCATTCGCTAACTTAGAAAATACGTATAATAGCCCAAAGAAGAGAGCTGTATCGTGCACAGAGGATATTTCCGAGTGTGGAAAATCGTTTGCTGTCCTATGCGAGCAGGGAAATTCAGGAGAACAAAACACCAGTTTTGGAGCTTTGTTCAATGAACTTGTTAGCAAAGTTAgtgaaaaacagagcgaaaaccaGAATAAG AAACCATCTTTTTCTGAGGAGGATTCTTTATTTGAAGATGATTTATTTGATGATGAAAAGGCCACCCCTATTTTGAAG AGTGTAAAGGATCCTGAGACTTGTGGTGCTCCTCCTCCAGAAGTATGCAGAGTATATCCTGCAGACTGGAGTTTGAAGACCAGGCTGCTCTTCAAATCTCCTCAGTCTTTTTCTTGGGCTGACCATCTGAAGGCTCAAGAGCAAGCATTAGGCCTGAATTTGCATTGTAGGGCAGAGTATACTACTTTGCCACAGAATATTCAG GAACCTCGTACCTGTACAGAGCTGCGCTGTGGTTTCCAGCAGTGTCTTCAATACTGGCAGCACCCTTATCTGCCCTGGCTTTCCCTGTTTCCTAGGATTGGAGCTGAGCGCAAGTTTGCAGGCAAAAATACACCCTGGGCAATGGATGCTGCTGTTCAGCAGAGCCTGATGAGCGAGTG GTCAGTGAGCCTTACTTCGCTGTACAGCTTGCTAAAATCCAAATTGTGTCCATACTTCTACATCTGTTCCTACCAGTTCACTGTACTATTTAGAGCAGCAGGGCTGAGTGGAGCTAAAGGGATGACTGCACTGCTTTCCCCTACAACCAGGGGCCTGCGTGAGGCCATGAAAGCAGATG GGATTGAGTTTTCACTCCCTCTACTGGAGGAGAAGCGGAAGAGCAAAGAGAGATGCTCCTCTCAGCTCAGTAACAACTCTCAGCAAACAGATGAAAATGAATTAAGCAGTGCTGG GACATCACAACATAGTGAtaaggaagaggaagaaaatgACGATGAGGATGATGGTGGTTTGTCTTGGTTGCAAGACATGGGACTACAAGACAAGATCAAGAAACCCGATGCCATCTCAATCAAGAT GCGTAAGGAGCACAACGAGGTACGACTTGACCACAGGCCAGAATCAGTAGTGTTGGTGGAAGGCTTGAACACATTCACCTTGATCAACTTCCTTATCAACTGTAAGAGTTTAGTAGCAGGAGCTGGCCCTCAAGCTGGTCTTCCCCCAACCCTCCTGGCTCCCACTGCATTCAGAGGAGCTACAATGCAGATGCTGAAG gCACGAAGTGTGAATATGAAAACCCAGGTTCGAACAGGCTATCAAGATATGTGCAGTCTGGAGGTGACTGGTCCTATCATGCCTCATGCACTACATGCACTTACCCAGCTCATAACACCTGCTCAGAAAGGAGACTTTTCTGTGTTGCTGTACACACATGAGCCCAGCGCTGTTCTAAATGTACCTGTCCCGAAGCCACCTGAAACCGAGCAACAG AACATTGGAATGCAGGACTTGAACAGGTGTGGTCTGCAGCAGAGCACATTACAGCAGCTGACAGAGCCAGCCACACTTGGAAAATCTGCCCTCAGGCAGTTACATATGAGGGAATATTCCTACAGTTGGAGCTCTAAATAG